In the Spirochaeta lutea genome, one interval contains:
- a CDS encoding quaternary amine ABC transporter ATP-binding protein codes for MEERKVKIRVEGVYKIFGRHPEKARELIKQGVSKDDILEKTGQAVGVADASFDVYEGETLVIMGLSGSGKSTLVRCINRLIEPTYGTVTIDGVDITKMNEEELREVRRKKFGMVFQSFALFPHRTVIENAEFGLEIQGVPLEERRPKAQAALEQVGLGGWEEYYPENLSGGMKQRVGLARAMAIEPDVLLMDEAFSALDPLIRADMQDELLSLESQVHKTILFITHDLDEALKMGDRIVLMKDGRVVQIGTPEEILSNPANAYVAKFVENVDRSKVLTAEDVMVKARPVAFVKDGPRVALKAMTEAGHSGIYIVRQNYELVGYMSAEQAAEAVKRGDSWLDHIFTLDQVPTTLPDVPVRDLFGPLSDKSWPVAVVNEKNILKGVIVRGSVFAALSEGGSDE; via the coding sequence ATGGAAGAGCGGAAAGTTAAGATTCGGGTTGAGGGCGTGTATAAGATATTCGGCCGCCATCCCGAAAAAGCCCGGGAGCTCATTAAGCAGGGTGTGTCCAAGGACGACATTCTGGAGAAGACCGGGCAGGCTGTCGGAGTTGCCGATGCCAGCTTCGATGTGTATGAGGGAGAGACCCTGGTTATCATGGGCCTCTCCGGTAGCGGTAAATCCACCCTGGTGCGCTGTATTAACCGGCTTATTGAGCCCACCTACGGAACGGTTACTATCGACGGTGTTGATATTACAAAGATGAATGAAGAGGAGCTCAGAGAGGTTCGCCGGAAAAAGTTCGGCATGGTCTTTCAGAGTTTTGCCTTATTTCCCCACCGGACAGTCATTGAGAATGCGGAATTCGGATTGGAGATTCAGGGCGTACCCCTGGAGGAGCGGCGGCCCAAGGCCCAGGCCGCTCTGGAACAGGTTGGTCTTGGCGGCTGGGAGGAATACTACCCCGAGAATCTTTCCGGGGGAATGAAGCAGCGGGTAGGTTTGGCCCGGGCCATGGCCATCGAACCCGATGTGTTGTTGATGGATGAGGCCTTCAGCGCCCTGGACCCCTTGATTCGAGCGGACATGCAGGACGAGCTGCTGTCCCTGGAGAGCCAGGTACACAAAACCATCCTGTTTATTACCCACGATTTAGATGAGGCCCTGAAAATGGGGGACCGGATTGTACTGATGAAGGACGGCCGGGTAGTTCAGATCGGAACACCCGAAGAGATCCTCTCCAATCCCGCGAATGCCTATGTGGCGAAGTTTGTAGAGAACGTGGACCGCTCCAAGGTGCTTACCGCCGAGGATGTCATGGTTAAGGCCCGGCCGGTGGCCTTCGTAAAAGACGGCCCCCGGGTTGCCCTGAAGGCTATGACCGAGGCCGGACACTCGGGTATCTACATTGTGCGGCAGAACTACGAGTTGGTGGGGTACATGAGCGCCGAGCAGGCTGCCGAGGCAGTTAAGCGGGGTGACAGCTGGCTTGATCATATTTTTACCCTTGATCAGGTCCCCACAACCCTACCGGATGTTCCGGTTAGGGATCTATTCGGGCCGCTCTCGGATAAAAGCTGGCCTGTGGCTGTGGTGAACGAGAAGAATATCCTGAAAGGGGTAATCGTACGGGGTTCGGTATTCGCCGCCCTTTCAGAAGGAGGAAGCGATGAATAA
- the mgtE gene encoding magnesium transporter translates to MSNLREKLKEYLHLMDQDDISQVLNELSNTELLELWHDMNDEEASEFFLLLSEKRKVEFLTHLPEGDQEWLLLSINRDSTKEILMRLEPDDLADIIQAISPEVRESVWNSLSDEAKQETRFLLKFDEDDAAGLMTPRYVALRSNITVAQAIQFIRRGVEDIETIYYVYVVDPLKRLQGVISLREILFSNDNDRIGDKMVQNVVSVREDTDQEEVAKTLEDYDFLALPVVDRYNRLLGIVTFDDVIDVIREEQTEDIYRMGAMEGSADIYLETSVWGMIKKRIPWLIILLVLGTVTTNVLDAFGSIFASAYFLTLFIPVITQTGGNSGTQSSTLIIRGLAMGDLNFRDIGRVMLKELLVGLLMGVLLGLVILLRSVFLPPGLEVYQAMVVGISLVFVVLFSSLLGALAPLVIHRLGGDPTVIAGPLMSTFIDLTGITIYSTVAKELLSL, encoded by the coding sequence ATGAGCAATCTTCGTGAAAAACTGAAGGAGTACCTGCACCTGATGGACCAGGATGATATTTCCCAGGTACTGAATGAACTGTCCAACACCGAACTCTTGGAGCTCTGGCACGACATGAATGACGAAGAGGCCTCGGAGTTCTTCCTGCTGCTCTCGGAAAAACGCAAGGTTGAATTTCTTACCCACCTGCCCGAGGGGGATCAGGAATGGCTGCTTCTATCTATTAACCGGGACAGTACCAAAGAGATTCTCATGCGCCTGGAACCCGACGATTTGGCAGACATTATCCAGGCCATCAGTCCCGAGGTCCGTGAATCAGTCTGGAACTCCCTCTCCGATGAGGCTAAACAGGAAACCAGATTCCTCCTTAAATTTGATGAAGACGATGCAGCCGGACTCATGACCCCCAGGTACGTAGCCCTGCGATCGAATATCACGGTTGCCCAGGCCATCCAGTTCATCCGCCGGGGCGTAGAGGATATTGAGACCATCTACTATGTCTACGTTGTGGATCCCCTGAAACGACTTCAGGGTGTTATCTCCCTGCGGGAAATCCTATTCTCCAACGACAACGACCGCATCGGGGATAAAATGGTCCAGAACGTTGTATCCGTCCGTGAAGATACCGACCAGGAGGAGGTTGCTAAGACCTTGGAGGATTATGATTTCCTGGCCCTCCCTGTCGTGGACCGCTACAACCGACTCCTGGGCATCGTCACCTTCGATGATGTCATCGATGTAATCCGGGAGGAACAGACCGAAGACATCTACCGGATGGGTGCCATGGAGGGATCTGCGGACATCTATTTAGAAACCTCGGTTTGGGGAATGATCAAGAAGCGGATTCCCTGGCTCATCATCCTCCTGGTCCTGGGTACCGTTACCACCAACGTACTCGATGCCTTCGGTAGCATCTTCGCTTCGGCCTACTTCCTGACCCTCTTCATCCCGGTCATCACCCAGACGGGGGGTAACTCCGGGACCCAGAGTTCCACCCTGATCATCCGCGGATTAGCCATGGGCGACCTGAACTTCCGGGATATCGGGCGGGTTATGTTGAAGGAGCTGCTGGTCGGTCTCCTTATGGGGGTTCTCCTGGGACTGGTCATTCTGCTCCGAAGCGTCTTTCTGCCCCCGGGTCTGGAGGTATACCAGGCCATGGTCGTCGGGATCAGTCTGGTATTCGTGGTGCTGTTCTCCTCACTACTGGGTGCTCTGGCTCCCCTGGTAATACACCGCCTAGGAGGCGACCCCACGGTAATCGCCGGCCCCCTCATGTCCACCTTCATAGACCTTACCGGAATAACCATATACTCCACCGTTGCCAAAGAACTGCTCAGCCTCTAA
- a CDS encoding ABC transporter permease codes for MNNIIPQIPLAEWVDSLLKWMTTTFSWLTRAFSAVVGTGIDWISEALLFIPPIILILAIGGLAWFISTRKIAIGSVIGLLFIWNLGLWEPTVSTITLVLLSTGIAVLVGVPLGIVAALNETFFKIVKPILDFMQTMPAFVYLIPAIPFFGLGGVSAIFATVIFSIPPAIRLTALGIKQIDKELIEACVSFGTTTRQKLFKVQMPLAMPTIMAGVNQTIMLSLSMTVIASMIGAGGLGGEVWRAIQRLRPGQGFAAGLGVVIVAIILDRITQHIGDPGAKSKKK; via the coding sequence ATGAATAATATAATTCCCCAAATACCCCTGGCTGAATGGGTGGATAGCCTGCTCAAATGGATGACCACCACCTTTTCATGGCTGACCCGGGCGTTTTCTGCGGTGGTAGGCACCGGTATCGACTGGATCAGCGAGGCGCTGCTCTTTATTCCCCCGATTATCCTGATTCTAGCCATCGGCGGGCTAGCCTGGTTCATTTCTACCCGGAAAATCGCCATCGGATCGGTTATCGGTCTGTTGTTTATCTGGAATCTGGGGCTTTGGGAGCCTACGGTGTCAACCATCACCCTGGTTCTGCTGTCCACGGGCATTGCTGTTCTCGTGGGGGTTCCCCTGGGAATTGTAGCGGCCCTGAACGAGACCTTCTTTAAGATTGTAAAGCCCATCCTGGACTTTATGCAGACCATGCCGGCCTTCGTCTACCTAATTCCCGCTATTCCGTTTTTCGGCCTCGGGGGAGTGTCGGCGATCTTCGCCACGGTTATCTTCTCTATTCCCCCGGCTATCAGGCTGACGGCCCTGGGAATCAAGCAGATTGATAAGGAGTTAATCGAGGCCTGTGTGAGCTTCGGTACCACCACCCGCCAGAAGCTCTTCAAGGTGCAGATGCCTTTGGCCATGCCCACCATTATGGCGGGGGTGAACCAGACCATCATGCTCTCTCTGTCCATGACTGTTATTGCATCCATGATTGGTGCCGGCGGTTTGGGCGGCGAGGTATGGCGGGCAATCCAGCGATTGCGCCCCGGCCAAGGGTTTGCAGCCGGATTGGGTGTTGTAATAGTAGCAATAATCTTGGACCGGATTACCCAACATATCGGTGATCCCGGAGCCAAGTCGAAAAAGAAATAA
- the murB gene encoding UDP-N-acetylmuramate dehydrogenase codes for MNRVRDLFEKINIEGKIAFGEPLSNYTTFQVGGPAEVFAQPRSIADVKRLVECAEEHRIPWFILGGGANILVSDAGISGLVIHMESLSEIRRQGTTLFAQAGIPVSKAAAWAADQGLSGFDFIYAMPGSVGGAIWMNARCYGSEIADILTRVTYLDPQGTIRTMVPSREEFRYKDTPFMKNSNVILQGEFNLHREDSRVLWNRMRGYEADRRSKGHFDAPCAGSIFKNNRDFGAPSGKLIDSLGLRGLAYRGAQVSPGHANIIINRGGALASDIRALITQVQQRVQDGLGITLEPEVLFVGDWEHEQSS; via the coding sequence GTGAACAGGGTACGTGATCTCTTTGAAAAAATCAATATTGAGGGCAAAATCGCCTTTGGGGAACCCCTCAGCAACTATACCACCTTTCAGGTGGGCGGCCCGGCCGAGGTCTTCGCCCAACCCAGATCAATTGCGGATGTAAAACGCTTAGTAGAATGTGCAGAGGAGCACCGAATCCCCTGGTTCATTCTCGGCGGCGGAGCTAATATCCTGGTATCCGATGCGGGCATCTCCGGTTTAGTAATCCATATGGAATCCCTGTCGGAGATCCGCCGCCAGGGGACTACCCTCTTTGCCCAGGCGGGCATACCGGTGAGCAAGGCTGCAGCCTGGGCCGCCGACCAAGGCCTATCCGGCTTTGATTTTATTTACGCCATGCCCGGCAGTGTGGGCGGGGCCATCTGGATGAACGCCCGGTGTTACGGCTCTGAGATTGCCGATATCCTTACCCGGGTAACCTATTTGGATCCCCAGGGTACCATCCGTACCATGGTCCCCTCCAGGGAGGAGTTCCGCTACAAGGACACTCCCTTTATGAAAAACTCGAATGTTATCCTCCAAGGAGAGTTCAATCTTCACCGGGAGGATTCCAGGGTTCTGTGGAACCGTATGAGGGGGTACGAGGCGGACCGCCGGAGTAAGGGGCATTTTGATGCGCCCTGCGCCGGCAGTATTTTTAAAAACAACCGCGACTTCGGCGCGCCCTCGGGTAAACTCATCGACAGTCTGGGCCTGCGGGGGCTCGCCTACCGGGGAGCTCAGGTGAGTCCCGGTCATGCAAATATTATCATCAACAGAGGCGGCGCCCTGGCCTCTGACATCCGAGCATTGATAACCCAGGTGCAGCAGCGGGTGCAGGACGGTCTGGGCATCACCCTGGAACCTGAGGTTCTCTTCGTGGGAGACTGGGAGCATGAGCAATCTTCGTGA
- a CDS encoding GNAT family N-acetyltransferase, giving the protein MSDKASADITVITKENLSTSGVTLEQAVAFLHDHLEEFRDTPAAIENAIRFALSANNREKGFLIAAHKGGELAGLVVMNETGMDGYVPPHFLVYIAVNRNFRKQGIGKQLMKTAISETKGDISLHVEYDNPAKKLYEAVGFTSKYAEMRLPR; this is encoded by the coding sequence ATGAGCGACAAAGCCTCAGCAGACATTACGGTTATAACCAAGGAAAACCTGTCAACCAGCGGGGTTACCCTAGAGCAGGCCGTGGCGTTTTTACACGATCACCTGGAAGAGTTCCGGGATACCCCGGCCGCTATTGAGAATGCCATCCGGTTCGCCCTGTCGGCCAACAATAGAGAGAAGGGATTTCTCATCGCCGCCCACAAAGGCGGCGAGCTGGCAGGTCTGGTCGTGATGAATGAAACGGGCATGGACGGGTACGTGCCTCCCCACTTTCTCGTGTACATCGCGGTAAACCGTAACTTCCGAAAACAGGGCATCGGTAAGCAGCTTATGAAAACCGCCATATCCGAGACCAAGGGTGACATTTCCCTCCACGTTGAGTACGACAACCCGGCCAAAAAACTCTATGAAGCCGTGGGCTTTACCTCAAAATACGCCGAAATGCGGCTCCCCCGGTAA
- a CDS encoding T9SS type B sorting domain-containing protein encodes MNKAAKTLGAVWAALLMVAGGVVFAGGGAEPQPEITFRKAPTYISPGSQDNGVLTLEISPDSVKNTEFARVFELKIYNKNGEVVHAVTAEVQDTRSLLARTFGVGNKPILNIPDSLVWDGSSNGSTVPDDVYFYQLTLANKQGLKSSTAPLQVVVDTVPPEITSVRPSASIFSPNDDGVRDTISFRHRTDAAASWVYEILNDAGRVVWTDQTAAPEDPTAPGVLAVETVEWDGKANQGGSALQADGTYTYRLTGVDRAGNTAVQEVVFQLSTDESAIRVTLPEDVSPHFSAAADGELPLSLTISDTDGMESWKVEIKDEDGIVVRRYTGTGEVPASLVFRGMGNPGRPELENVELPDGHYTAEFSATYENGTVPISEPLDIYLDNTPPEAGISLATQPEATPRGLPLVFGGDSKPRLQIQANYESGEDWELVVEHESGQSFSLSLEALNEAGFEFPLAWDGTVPGSLAGALGGQTGRSLQAMDGLYQISLVATDEAGNRGSSNSARFIKDTTDRSANRVRLSQTALSPGGDKGYEVVRITPELSSARYVEYFVLSINGEDGRPVFSRSVTEALQYVEWPGIRNNGIPAPDGRYSVEVTIKYLNGDTSRFSANEKIVLNRTRPQVTATINQRVFTPNGDGEDDILTIQQTSSQEDVWYGEVMNADDQVVRSFEWDGQVEDLVWDGTDDQGEVLPDGMYSYVVYATNEVGNVGSAKLINLKIDNLSATISIEPDLDVFSPNGDGFRDTVTLTPTVADRGQLRGWEVELINETGRIRRLIQGGSNLPETIVWDGVNDAGTVEDGTYQASFRVEYSNGTATEKVSQQSIILVKTPPKGEISVSPERFSPDGDGENDILTLSLDATAADRPIDNWRVEILDPMGNLFRQWSGQGVPPETLSWDGTNGSGELVQSAVDYIAQFRLEDNLKNFHVSGAVITVDVLVLDEGDRLRINIPSIVFAPNTADLFDVTGDMLTRNLDTLRRLAEILNKYPDYKIAIEGHAVQIYWNDSVRGPVEQREVLIPLSRNRASEVRQALTILGVDWNRMTPRGIGGARPVVPHGDTENRWKNRRVEFILERN; translated from the coding sequence ATGAACAAGGCAGCAAAAACCCTAGGGGCGGTATGGGCCGCACTGTTAATGGTGGCTGGCGGGGTGGTATTTGCCGGGGGCGGAGCTGAACCCCAGCCCGAAATTACCTTTCGGAAGGCTCCCACCTACATTTCTCCGGGAAGCCAGGATAACGGGGTTCTGACTCTCGAAATCTCACCCGATTCAGTCAAGAACACCGAATTCGCCCGGGTATTCGAACTAAAAATCTATAACAAAAATGGAGAGGTGGTGCACGCCGTAACCGCAGAAGTGCAGGATACCCGCTCCCTCCTTGCAAGAACCTTCGGCGTCGGAAACAAACCGATTCTGAATATCCCCGACAGCCTCGTTTGGGACGGCAGCAGCAACGGAAGCACCGTTCCCGATGATGTGTATTTTTATCAGTTGACCCTGGCCAATAAGCAGGGGTTGAAGTCTTCTACCGCTCCCCTTCAGGTGGTGGTGGATACCGTTCCACCGGAAATAACCTCGGTACGGCCTTCAGCCAGCATCTTTAGTCCCAATGATGACGGTGTGCGGGATACTATCTCCTTCCGGCACCGCACAGATGCGGCGGCATCTTGGGTCTATGAGATTCTGAATGATGCAGGCCGGGTTGTGTGGACCGATCAAACAGCGGCTCCTGAGGATCCGACGGCACCCGGGGTATTGGCGGTAGAAACCGTTGAATGGGACGGGAAGGCTAACCAGGGCGGGTCCGCCCTTCAGGCTGACGGTACCTATACCTACCGGCTTACCGGAGTGGACCGGGCCGGGAATACCGCGGTTCAGGAAGTGGTATTTCAGCTCAGTACCGATGAATCGGCGATCCGGGTAACCCTTCCCGAAGACGTAAGTCCGCATTTCTCCGCAGCCGCTGACGGGGAGCTCCCTCTCTCCCTCACTATCTCGGATACCGACGGCATGGAATCGTGGAAGGTTGAAATTAAGGATGAAGACGGCATTGTTGTCCGCCGTTATACAGGCACCGGAGAGGTACCGGCTTCCCTGGTGTTCCGGGGCATGGGGAATCCCGGCCGGCCGGAGCTGGAGAATGTAGAACTGCCGGACGGGCATTACACTGCTGAGTTTTCCGCAACCTACGAGAACGGTACGGTGCCGATTTCTGAGCCCCTGGATATTTATTTAGACAACACCCCCCCCGAGGCTGGTATAAGCTTGGCAACCCAGCCTGAGGCTACTCCCCGGGGACTTCCCCTGGTGTTTGGGGGTGATTCCAAGCCCCGTCTTCAAATTCAGGCGAATTATGAAAGCGGTGAGGATTGGGAGCTCGTAGTCGAGCATGAGTCAGGACAGAGCTTCAGCCTCAGCCTGGAGGCTCTTAATGAGGCCGGGTTTGAGTTCCCCCTTGCTTGGGATGGAACCGTCCCCGGTTCCCTTGCCGGCGCCCTTGGCGGGCAAACCGGCCGGTCCCTCCAGGCCATGGATGGGCTGTATCAAATCAGCCTGGTAGCCACCGATGAAGCGGGAAACCGCGGCAGCAGTAACAGCGCGCGGTTCATCAAGGATACCACTGACCGGTCAGCTAACCGGGTACGGTTGAGTCAGACGGCCCTCTCTCCTGGGGGCGATAAGGGATACGAGGTTGTCCGGATTACCCCCGAGCTGAGTTCGGCTAGGTACGTGGAGTACTTTGTACTCTCCATTAACGGCGAGGACGGTAGGCCTGTCTTTAGCCGGTCGGTGACCGAAGCCCTCCAGTATGTGGAGTGGCCGGGAATCCGGAACAACGGCATCCCTGCACCGGACGGTCGGTACAGTGTAGAGGTAACCATTAAGTACCTGAACGGCGATACCTCCCGATTCAGCGCCAATGAAAAGATCGTTCTCAACAGAACGAGGCCCCAGGTAACGGCTACCATAAACCAGCGAGTTTTCACCCCCAACGGCGATGGCGAGGACGATATCCTGACAATTCAGCAGACCTCCTCCCAGGAAGATGTTTGGTACGGTGAGGTAATGAATGCCGATGACCAGGTGGTGCGCAGCTTCGAGTGGGATGGCCAGGTGGAAGATCTCGTTTGGGACGGAACGGATGATCAGGGAGAGGTGTTGCCCGATGGTATGTACTCGTATGTAGTCTATGCCACCAACGAGGTCGGAAATGTGGGATCTGCAAAACTCATTAATCTGAAGATCGATAACCTGTCGGCGACCATCAGCATCGAGCCGGACCTGGATGTATTCAGTCCTAACGGCGACGGCTTCCGAGATACGGTCACCCTCACGCCCACCGTGGCGGACCGTGGTCAGCTCCGGGGATGGGAAGTAGAGTTGATTAACGAGACCGGCAGGATCCGCCGGTTGATTCAGGGCGGTTCGAATCTCCCCGAAACCATTGTCTGGGATGGGGTGAACGACGCCGGTACCGTGGAGGACGGAACCTATCAAGCCTCCTTCAGAGTGGAATACTCAAATGGAACCGCAACGGAAAAGGTCAGCCAGCAGAGCATTATTCTGGTTAAGACTCCGCCCAAGGGTGAGATTTCCGTTTCGCCTGAGCGCTTCAGTCCCGACGGGGACGGGGAGAACGATATCCTAACGCTTTCCCTGGACGCTACGGCAGCCGACCGGCCCATTGATAATTGGCGGGTAGAAATCCTTGATCCCATGGGAAATCTGTTCAGGCAGTGGTCGGGCCAGGGGGTACCTCCGGAAACCCTTTCTTGGGACGGTACCAACGGTAGTGGAGAGCTCGTTCAATCCGCAGTGGACTACATCGCCCAATTCCGTCTGGAGGATAATCTCAAGAACTTCCATGTATCCGGGGCGGTAATCACTGTCGATGTGCTTGTCCTGGACGAGGGCGACCGGTTACGGATTAATATTCCCAGCATTGTGTTTGCTCCGAATACCGCAGATCTCTTCGACGTGACCGGAGATATGCTAACCAGGAACCTGGATACCCTGCGGCGTCTTGCAGAAATCCTCAATAAATATCCGGATTATAAGATTGCCATTGAGGGACATGCCGTTCAGATCTACTGGAACGACTCGGTCCGCGGACCCGTGGAGCAGCGCGAGGTTCTGATTCCTCTCTCCCGCAACCGCGCCTCTGAGGTACGTCAGGCATTGACCATTCTTGGGGTAGATTGGAATCGAATGACACCCCGGGGAATCGGGGGAGCCCGGCCGGTGGTGCCCCATGGTGATACCGAGAACCGCTGGAAGAACCGGCGTGTAGAGTTCATCCTTGAGCGGAACTAG
- a CDS encoding glycine betaine ABC transporter substrate-binding protein, whose translation MKKVLGVLMVILLAGVLAVSCGGGDEPEQAQQSQQSEPEEKGEVDLVYVEWAREVAITHVAGEILSRLGYDVDITSVANAAMWAAVASGDADAHLSAWLPATHGMYYGPEGEYTDQVEDLGVTYEDAKLGLVVPTYVEFDSIAEAAANADAFDGQIIGIDPGAGMMQQTENAIENNISGMGAFELVEGSGATMAAALGNAIDNEEYIVVTGWAPHWKFGRWDLKILDDPDKVYGEAETIHNIGRLGLAEDMPEVHKFLSEFDWLQVDLGSVLVANQDGADPRDSAKEFVDANIDLINSAMPAGMSL comes from the coding sequence ATGAAAAAGGTACTTGGAGTACTTATGGTGATACTACTGGCCGGTGTGCTGGCGGTATCCTGCGGCGGAGGCGATGAGCCGGAGCAGGCTCAGCAATCCCAGCAATCTGAGCCCGAAGAGAAGGGTGAGGTTGATCTGGTCTACGTTGAATGGGCTCGTGAGGTAGCAATTACCCATGTTGCCGGTGAGATCCTGTCCCGCCTGGGATACGATGTGGATATTACTTCCGTAGCAAACGCCGCTATGTGGGCTGCTGTGGCCTCTGGAGATGCGGATGCACACCTTTCAGCCTGGCTGCCCGCAACCCACGGTATGTACTACGGTCCCGAGGGTGAATACACCGATCAGGTTGAAGACCTGGGTGTAACCTATGAGGATGCCAAGCTCGGTCTTGTGGTACCCACCTATGTCGAGTTTGATTCTATTGCCGAGGCAGCAGCAAATGCCGATGCCTTTGACGGCCAGATTATCGGAATTGACCCCGGTGCCGGCATGATGCAGCAAACCGAGAATGCCATTGAAAATAATATCAGCGGGATGGGCGCCTTTGAGCTTGTTGAAGGCAGCGGAGCAACCATGGCAGCCGCCCTGGGCAACGCCATCGACAACGAAGAGTACATTGTCGTAACCGGCTGGGCTCCCCACTGGAAGTTCGGACGCTGGGACCTGAAGATTCTTGACGATCCGGATAAGGTGTACGGCGAGGCTGAAACCATCCATAACATCGGCCGGCTGGGTCTTGCCGAGGATATGCCCGAGGTTCATAAGTTCCTGAGCGAGTTTGACTGGCTCCAGGTTGATCTGGGTTCGGTGCTGGTGGCAAACCAGGACGGAGCTGATCCCCGGGACAGCGCAAAAGAATTCGTCGATGCAAATATCGATCTGATCAACAGTGCTATGCCTGCTGGAATGAGTCTCTAA
- a CDS encoding DJ-1 family glyoxalase III: MDTQQKGVCILVAPGFEEVETVTPMDFLRRAGVRVRLAGIGDTSITGSRQLTVVTDCLVQDYQGIPDAVVLPGGMPGAANIYESPQGRDLVKRVLQAGGIVAAICAAPAVALGGWGLLEGVRFTCYPGHEEAVSQGTWVQDRVVWDKPFLTSRGPGTAAEFSLALISLLSGKKAAESVARATLQPESTLTWLEGFSTK; this comes from the coding sequence ATGGATACGCAACAAAAAGGGGTCTGTATTTTGGTTGCTCCGGGATTTGAGGAGGTGGAAACGGTAACACCTATGGACTTTCTCCGCAGGGCGGGAGTACGGGTCAGGCTTGCCGGGATTGGTGATACATCGATTACCGGGAGCAGGCAGCTCACCGTTGTTACCGACTGCCTTGTTCAGGACTACCAGGGTATCCCCGATGCAGTGGTATTGCCCGGAGGAATGCCGGGAGCGGCCAATATCTATGAGTCTCCCCAGGGAAGGGATTTGGTGAAGCGGGTGCTTCAGGCCGGGGGAATCGTGGCTGCCATCTGTGCTGCCCCGGCGGTAGCCCTCGGCGGCTGGGGGCTCCTGGAGGGGGTTCGTTTTACCTGCTATCCGGGCCACGAAGAGGCGGTAAGCCAGGGAACCTGGGTTCAGGACCGGGTGGTCTGGGATAAACCATTCCTTACCAGCCGGGGACCGGGAACCGCCGCTGAATTTTCCCTCGCGCTTATTTCCCTCTTATCCGGCAAGAAGGCTGCGGAATCGGTGGCAAGGGCGACGTTACAGCCGGAAAGTACCCTTACCTGGCTTGAGGGCTTTTCGACGAAGTAA
- a CDS encoding MarR family winged helix-turn-helix transcriptional regulator produces the protein MDRTVSLLVVKTLRQIIRAVDIHSQHLKKTIGLTGPQLLLLNEIKRSGEIATGDLAKAVNLAQATVTSIIDRLEKKDLVVRNRSSEDKRRVFLTLTSKAQILLEASPSFIQDEFLDQFEQLDTWEQSLILSSLQRIAKMMNAHEIQAEPILTADSQSQHNEEQKEQVE, from the coding sequence ATGGATAGAACGGTGAGTTTATTGGTGGTTAAAACCCTGCGTCAGATAATCCGCGCAGTCGACATACATTCTCAACACCTGAAAAAGACCATAGGACTGACCGGTCCGCAGCTGCTGCTGCTGAACGAGATCAAGCGCAGCGGTGAAATCGCCACCGGCGACCTGGCCAAAGCGGTGAACCTGGCCCAGGCCACCGTTACCAGCATCATCGACCGGTTGGAAAAAAAGGATCTAGTGGTACGCAATCGGTCGTCCGAGGACAAACGCCGGGTCTTTCTTACCCTGACCTCCAAGGCGCAGATCCTCCTGGAGGCTAGCCCATCCTTCATCCAGGATGAATTTCTTGACCAATTTGAACAGTTGGACACATGGGAGCAGAGCCTGATTCTCTCAAGCCTTCAGCGCATCGCCAAGATGATGAACGCCCACGAAATCCAGGCCGAGCCCATATTAACAGCAGATTCCCAATCCCAGCATAACGAAGAACAAAAGGAGCAAGTAGAATGA